In one window of Tellurirhabdus rosea DNA:
- a CDS encoding diacylglycerol/lipid kinase family protein has protein sequence MARPDLLLIINPLSGTASLPAKQRLVADLQKLAAREGFTPEAVFTERPGHATELARTAVDAGLGRVIAIGGDGTLNETANALLHTRTALGMVPVGSGNGLARHLGIPLSPRQAAARAVSGRPVVIDSGRINELPFFCTAGVGFDAHVAHLFARQPTRGLPSYIRTAFGAFQTYRPQTYRIDGQPHTLFSLTVANAGQFGNNAWIAPQANIADGQLDLCALQPFPKQAAGILAWRLFRKTLHQSPYLQTQRFRSVTISGEGPLSIHIDGEPVELLTDTMRVQVVPNSLLVIL, from the coding sequence GTGGCCCGACCGGATTTACTGCTCATTATTAACCCCTTATCGGGAACGGCTTCCCTCCCGGCCAAGCAGCGACTGGTGGCTGATCTGCAGAAACTGGCCGCCCGGGAAGGCTTCACGCCGGAGGCCGTCTTCACCGAACGTCCCGGCCACGCCACCGAACTGGCCCGCACAGCCGTCGATGCCGGATTGGGGCGGGTCATCGCCATCGGCGGTGACGGCACCCTGAACGAAACGGCCAACGCGCTGCTCCACACCCGAACGGCCCTCGGCATGGTGCCCGTCGGGTCGGGCAACGGCCTGGCGCGGCACCTCGGCATTCCGCTTTCGCCCCGGCAGGCGGCGGCACGGGCCGTTTCCGGCAGACCGGTCGTGATCGACAGCGGGCGGATCAACGAACTGCCGTTTTTCTGCACGGCGGGCGTCGGCTTCGACGCACACGTGGCGCATTTGTTCGCCCGGCAGCCTACCCGGGGATTGCCTTCCTACATCCGCACAGCCTTCGGCGCGTTTCAGACCTACCGCCCCCAGACCTACCGCATCGACGGACAGCCCCACACGCTTTTCTCGCTGACCGTCGCCAATGCCGGGCAGTTCGGCAACAACGCCTGGATTGCGCCGCAGGCCAACATTGCGGACGGACAGCTCGATCTCTGCGCGCTTCAGCCGTTCCCGAAGCAGGCGGCCGGGATACTGGCCTGGCGGCTTTTCCGCAAAACGCTGCATCAGTCGCCCTACCTGCAAACCCAGCGATTCCGGTCTGTCACGATTTCGGGCGAGGGACCGCTTTCCATTCACATCGACGGCGAGCCGGTAGAACTACTTACCGACACCATGCGGGTGCAGGTCGTGCCGAACAGCCTTCTGGTCATTTTATAA
- a CDS encoding histone H1, producing MARFDEIKNLVMSLESDFEKFYEKGNQAAGTRVRKGMQDLKTLAQEIRSEVQDKKNSTEKA from the coding sequence ATGGCACGTTTCGATGAGATCAAGAATCTGGTAATGTCACTGGAATCAGATTTTGAAAAATTCTACGAGAAAGGCAACCAGGCTGCGGGCACCCGCGTTCGCAAAGGCATGCAGGACCTGAAGACCCTTGCTCAGGAAATCCGTTCGGAAGTTCAGGATAAGAAAAACTCTACGGAGAAAGCCTAA
- a CDS encoding RNA polymerase sigma factor produces the protein MFFRKRSSFSEQDLDSVLTACLAGEAQAQRTLFRQFYSYAKSVCLRYAASTEEAEEILNDSFLKVFQRLHQYDRAHAFKGWLRAIVINTAISYHRKYHKLDTVAGLEAGMDATFDESVVDRIAADEILAMVQQLPPSHRTVFSLHVVDGYSLREIAGMLDSNEATVRSHFLRARLRLQEMIRAAYPVFFSSDTLTNTKLYEN, from the coding sequence TTGTTTTTTCGTAAACGCTCTTCTTTCTCGGAACAGGACCTGGACAGCGTCCTGACGGCTTGCCTGGCGGGGGAAGCGCAGGCCCAGCGTACCCTCTTCCGGCAGTTCTACAGCTACGCCAAGAGCGTCTGCCTGCGCTACGCCGCTTCCACCGAAGAGGCCGAAGAGATTCTCAATGACAGCTTCCTGAAAGTCTTCCAGCGGCTGCACCAGTACGACCGCGCACACGCCTTCAAGGGCTGGCTGCGGGCCATCGTTATCAACACGGCCATCAGTTATCACCGAAAATACCACAAGCTGGACACGGTGGCGGGTCTGGAGGCGGGCATGGACGCGACCTTCGACGAGAGTGTGGTCGACCGCATTGCCGCCGACGAGATTCTGGCGATGGTTCAGCAGTTGCCGCCCTCGCACCGCACGGTGTTTTCGCTGCATGTAGTCGATGGCTACAGCCTCCGCGAAATTGCCGGGATGCTGGACAGCAACGAAGCCACGGTCCGGTCGCATTTTCTGCGGGCGCGGCTCCGCTTGCAGGAGATGATCCGCGCGGCCTACCCGGTTTTTTTTTCGAGTGACACGTTGACGAATACAAAATTGTATGAAAACTGA
- a CDS encoding MaoC family dehydratase gives MTPISVNAVHTHRFRFSQADVEEFARVTGDNNPLHLDAEYAAQTPFKRPIIHGMLGASIFTKVLGTEFPGYGSVYLKQTLEFLRPMFVDTDYEAVFTVISINSDKHTADIQGELKDLQTGKVTTRGIATLMHREKIQ, from the coding sequence ATGACGCCAATTTCTGTCAATGCCGTGCACACGCACCGCTTCCGGTTTTCACAGGCCGATGTAGAAGAGTTCGCCCGCGTGACCGGCGATAATAACCCGCTTCACCTCGATGCCGAATACGCGGCCCAGACGCCCTTCAAACGACCGATCATCCACGGTATGCTGGGCGCCAGCATTTTTACGAAAGTACTGGGAACCGAATTTCCGGGATATGGATCGGTCTACCTGAAGCAGACGCTGGAATTTCTGCGGCCGATGTTCGTCGATACGGATTACGAAGCGGTTTTTACGGTGATTTCCATTAATTCCGACAAGCACACGGCCGACATCCAGGGCGAACTGAAGGACCTGCAAACGGGAAAGGTCACTACGCGGGGTATCGCGACGCTGATGCACCGGGAAAAGATTCAATAA
- a CDS encoding QcrA and Rieske domain-containing protein produces MNRSKPGLIATDERVFCRGSMNRNEFLKSMGFRGAALWALLASCQNSQEVTPIGPVDFDLDLSEPANALLLKPGGYVVRNSVVVARTLTGALVAASQVCSHEGQRQITFRNNEFYCTAHGARFDTGGNGLNANGRRGLTVYKVDQKGPIVRVYS; encoded by the coding sequence ATGAACAGAAGCAAACCCGGCCTGATTGCCACCGACGAACGGGTATTCTGTCGAGGAAGCATGAATCGAAATGAATTTTTAAAATCAATGGGTTTCCGGGGGGCTGCGCTTTGGGCTCTGCTGGCGTCCTGTCAGAACAGCCAGGAGGTGACTCCCATTGGTCCGGTGGATTTCGATCTGGACCTGAGCGAGCCCGCCAATGCGCTGCTTCTGAAACCGGGCGGCTACGTGGTGCGAAACAGCGTTGTCGTGGCCCGCACGCTGACCGGGGCGCTGGTGGCGGCTTCCCAGGTATGCAGCCACGAAGGACAGCGGCAGATCACGTTTCGCAACAATGAATTTTACTGTACCGCCCACGGTGCCCGCTTCGATACCGGCGGCAACGGGCTCAATGCCAACGGACGACGCGGTCTGACCGTCTACAAAGTGGACCAGAAAGGGCCAATCGTCCGGGTGTATTCCTAA
- a CDS encoding YybH family protein — protein MKRIACLFLCLFTFYTALAQSPQDRKAILGILNRQIADWNAGNVDAFMNGYWKSDSLTFVGKVGVTYGYDATLSNYRKRYPDRASMGTLKFDILRLTFPAKGAAYVIGRWHLTRPQIGDVGGSFTLLWQKIGGKWVIVSDHSS, from the coding sequence ATGAAACGAATCGCCTGTCTTTTCCTTTGTCTTTTCACTTTTTACACCGCCCTGGCGCAGTCGCCACAAGACCGGAAAGCCATTCTGGGCATTTTGAACCGGCAGATTGCTGACTGGAACGCCGGCAACGTCGACGCCTTCATGAACGGCTACTGGAAGTCGGACTCCCTGACGTTTGTGGGCAAGGTCGGCGTGACCTACGGGTACGACGCCACGCTTTCCAACTACCGCAAGCGCTATCCCGACCGGGCTTCGATGGGTACGCTCAAGTTTGACATTCTCCGCCTGACGTTTCCGGCCAAAGGTGCGGCCTACGTCATTGGCCGCTGGCACCTGACCCGGCCCCAGATCGGCGATGTCGGCGGTTCGTTTACGCTGCTCTGGCAGAAAATCGGTGGGAAATGGGTGATTGTAAGCGATCATTCCAGCTGA
- a CDS encoding PepSY-like domain-containing protein, whose translation MKKGVLYLGAVALVSVALWSCDQNQTAVEPETADTAVNSTARLAGDTTGFHSKKKLTKIAATELPATVSSYVSTNYSGATIAYAAKDDSGNILVALTQNNERKTLLFNSDGTFNREVARPEGRKPGPRGGRDSLQTVAEADLPANIKSYIAATYAGATIHLAAKDASRGYFVMITVNNEKKTLVFNTDGTFKEELVRKPKEKFERIDVATLPTAVTEYVSKNYAGSTIEVAGKNASGQFLVWVKPATGRPVALVFAADGTFVQKLEHRR comes from the coding sequence ATGAAAAAAGGAGTGCTGTACCTGGGGGCCGTTGCCCTTGTTAGTGTGGCCTTATGGTCATGTGATCAGAATCAGACCGCTGTTGAGCCGGAAACGGCCGATACCGCCGTCAATAGCACCGCCCGCCTGGCGGGAGATACCACCGGCTTTCACAGCAAAAAGAAACTGACCAAGATCGCCGCAACGGAACTGCCTGCCACGGTTTCCAGCTACGTTTCGACGAATTATTCCGGTGCCACGATCGCTTATGCGGCAAAGGACGATTCCGGCAATATTCTGGTGGCCCTGACGCAGAACAACGAGCGCAAAACGCTGCTTTTCAATTCGGATGGGACATTCAACCGGGAGGTAGCTCGTCCGGAAGGCCGTAAACCGGGTCCGAGAGGCGGACGCGACAGCCTGCAGACGGTTGCGGAAGCGGATCTGCCCGCCAACATCAAGTCGTACATCGCCGCGACCTACGCCGGCGCGACCATCCATCTGGCCGCCAAAGATGCCAGCCGCGGTTATTTCGTGATGATTACGGTCAACAACGAGAAGAAGACGCTGGTCTTCAACACCGACGGGACGTTCAAGGAAGAGCTGGTCCGCAAACCGAAAGAGAAGTTTGAACGGATCGACGTGGCTACCCTGCCGACGGCCGTAACGGAATACGTCTCGAAGAACTACGCCGGTTCGACGATTGAAGTAGCGGGCAAAAATGCATCCGGCCAGTTTCTGGTGTGGGTGAAACCGGCCACGGGTCGTCCGGTGGCGCTGGTTTTCGCGGCTGACGGCACCTTTGTGCAGAAGCTCGAACACCGCCGATAG